One Thermococcus eurythermalis DNA segment encodes these proteins:
- a CDS encoding glycogen synthase: MKVLTLGFEYLPVKVGGLAEAITSIAEGLVKLGNEVVVFTPDHGRNLGEVIGSIKVSAFGEEVEVTVRRREQNGVLVYSLGGGLLSEQDVYGPSWEAMLKKTVLFGKAAVGLMNDLIETFKPDVVHAHDWHTAFALGLLKKYFGVRSVFTVHRLNKAKVPAWLFHEANLSELAPYPDIDPEHTAGYITDMVTTVSRSYLWEEWDFFRNFDGKVTHVFNGIDCSFWNEELLENADKPREERRKIILERFGLSDGKAFMFIGRFDRAQKGVDTLLRAIEILSSDPAFKDMRFIIIGKGDPGLEAWARAVENRFPENVRVVTELLSRETVRELYGSVDFVVIPSYFEPFGLVQLEAMCLGAVPIGSAVGGLKDTIIDLNTDPENATGLLVPPRDAFALARAMVFAKELDEETLRRLRENGRKRATKDFTWENACRRYMRVYEGAVDRAVPFLR, translated from the coding sequence ATGAAAGTCTTAACGCTGGGTTTCGAGTACCTTCCGGTCAAGGTTGGAGGCCTTGCAGAGGCGATAACTAGCATAGCCGAAGGCTTAGTTAAGCTCGGCAACGAGGTCGTTGTCTTCACGCCAGACCACGGGCGGAACCTCGGGGAAGTAATCGGCTCCATTAAGGTCTCCGCCTTCGGGGAAGAAGTCGAGGTAACAGTCAGGAGGAGGGAGCAGAACGGCGTCCTCGTTTACTCCCTCGGCGGCGGGCTTTTGAGCGAGCAGGACGTCTACGGGCCGAGCTGGGAAGCCATGCTAAAAAAAACTGTCCTCTTCGGAAAAGCGGCCGTCGGGCTGATGAACGACCTCATTGAAACGTTCAAGCCGGACGTAGTCCACGCCCACGACTGGCACACCGCCTTTGCCCTCGGCCTCCTGAAGAAGTACTTCGGGGTAAGGAGCGTATTCACAGTCCACAGGCTCAACAAGGCCAAAGTCCCGGCCTGGCTCTTCCACGAGGCGAACCTGAGCGAGCTCGCCCCCTACCCGGACATTGACCCTGAGCACACGGCCGGCTACATCACAGACATGGTCACCACCGTGAGCAGGAGCTACCTGTGGGAGGAGTGGGACTTCTTCAGGAACTTTGACGGCAAGGTCACGCACGTCTTCAACGGCATAGACTGCTCCTTCTGGAATGAGGAGCTCCTTGAGAACGCGGACAAGCCGAGGGAAGAGCGGAGGAAGATAATACTGGAGCGCTTCGGCCTGAGCGACGGGAAGGCCTTCATGTTCATCGGCCGCTTCGACAGGGCCCAGAAGGGAGTTGATACGCTCCTTAGGGCTATAGAGATACTCTCTTCAGACCCTGCCTTCAAGGACATGAGGTTCATCATAATCGGTAAGGGCGACCCAGGATTGGAGGCCTGGGCCAGGGCCGTTGAGAACCGCTTCCCGGAGAACGTTAGAGTTGTTACTGAGCTCCTCAGCAGGGAGACGGTCAGGGAGCTCTACGGCTCGGTGGACTTCGTGGTGATTCCGTCTTACTTCGAGCCCTTTGGCTTAGTCCAGCTAGAAGCTATGTGCCTCGGCGCAGTGCCGATAGGCAGTGCTGTCGGCGGACTCAAGGACACAATAATAGACCTCAACACAGACCCCGAGAACGCCACCGGACTGCTCGTCCCGCCGAGGGACGCATTTGCCCTTGCCAGGGCAATGGTGTTCGCGAAGGAGCTGGACGAGGAGACTCTGAGAAGGCTCCGCGAGAACGGACGGAAGAGGGCAACGAAAGACTTCACGTGGGAGAACGCCTGCAGGAGGTACATGAGGGTCTACGAGGGGGCCGTTGACAGGGCCGTCCCGTTCCTCCGCTAA
- a CDS encoding carbohydrate ABC transporter permease, with the protein MGGARYPEEKLAYGMLSPMLAFVVLFIIIPVLGTFWISLHRDVTFIPGFKFVGLDNYINVLSKREFWYSLFVTVSFSLVSVGLETILGLAFALILNERMKGRGILRAIVLIPWAVPTIISARTWELMYNYSYGLFNWILNSIGLGGVNWLGSPLSAFFAVVFADVWKTTPFMTLLLLAGLQAIPGDTYEAAIIDGANMFQRFRHVTLPLLRPVLIVAVTLRTIDALRVFDVIYVLTGGGPGGATMSLSMLAFNYYNLGDYGVGSAISIITFLTVLSFTVVYLKVGRFQEGLK; encoded by the coding sequence ATGGGTGGTGCAAGGTACCCCGAAGAGAAGCTCGCCTATGGAATGCTGTCCCCCATGCTGGCGTTTGTGGTGCTCTTCATCATAATACCTGTTCTTGGAACCTTCTGGATAAGCCTGCACAGGGACGTGACCTTTATCCCGGGTTTTAAGTTCGTGGGGCTTGATAACTATATTAACGTGCTCAGCAAGAGAGAGTTCTGGTACTCCCTCTTCGTTACTGTGTCGTTCTCCCTCGTGAGTGTCGGTCTTGAGACGATACTCGGTCTGGCCTTTGCGCTCATACTGAACGAGCGTATGAAAGGAAGGGGAATTTTGAGGGCTATAGTCCTTATCCCTTGGGCGGTTCCCACCATAATTTCTGCCAGAACCTGGGAGCTTATGTATAACTACAGCTACGGCCTCTTTAACTGGATTCTGAACTCAATTGGGCTGGGTGGTGTTAACTGGCTTGGAAGCCCCCTGAGCGCGTTCTTTGCGGTGGTTTTTGCAGACGTGTGGAAGACAACGCCCTTCATGACGCTCCTTCTCCTTGCGGGGCTTCAGGCCATACCCGGTGACACGTACGAGGCCGCCATCATAGACGGGGCGAACATGTTTCAGAGGTTCAGGCACGTGACCCTGCCCCTCCTCAGGCCTGTCCTGATAGTCGCGGTGACGCTGAGGACGATAGACGCCCTGAGGGTGTTCGACGTCATCTACGTCCTCACAGGCGGGGGGCCGGGCGGAGCCACGATGTCCCTCTCCATGCTGGCCTTCAACTACTACAACCTCGGTGACTACGGCGTCGGCTCTGCAATCTCGATAATCACCTTCCTGACTGTCCTGAGCTTTACGGTGGTGTACCTCAAGGTAGGACGGTTCCAGGAGGGATTGAAATGA
- the treT gene encoding trehalose synthase, which produces MFEVTEFGGTGKRLQDYKGIIGEEALNRILEKAERVKGATFANVNSTSFGGGVAEILHNLVPLMRDVGLDARWFVIEGTDEFFNVTKSFHNALQGNKELRLTEDMKRLYIETNRKNAGDVDLGSFDYVLIHDPQPAPLVEFYEKKRPWIWRCHIDLSDPNMEFWKFLRRFVEKYDAYIFHMEEYVQSDLEGDKVVIMPPSIDPLSEKNMELSETEVLMTLERFDVDPDRPILTQVARFDPWKGVFDVIDVYRKVKEKIPDVQLLLVGVMAHDDPEGWVYFEKTLRKIGEDYDVKVLTNFNGVHAREVNAFQRASDVVLQMSIREGFGLTVTEAMWKEKPVIGRAVGGIKLQIIDGETGFLIRDVNEAAEKAIYLIKHPEVAREMGRKAKERVKGNFIITKHLERYLDLLAKLS; this is translated from the coding sequence ATGTTTGAGGTAACTGAGTTTGGGGGAACGGGAAAGAGGCTCCAGGACTACAAGGGAATAATCGGTGAGGAAGCCCTGAACAGGATACTTGAAAAGGCGGAGCGCGTAAAAGGCGCGACCTTTGCCAACGTGAACTCGACGTCCTTTGGAGGTGGCGTCGCCGAAATCCTTCACAACCTCGTTCCCCTGATGAGGGACGTTGGGCTGGACGCCAGGTGGTTCGTCATCGAGGGCACCGATGAGTTCTTCAACGTCACGAAGAGCTTCCACAACGCCCTCCAGGGGAACAAGGAGCTCCGCTTAACCGAAGATATGAAGCGCCTCTACATTGAGACCAACAGGAAGAACGCCGGGGACGTTGACTTGGGCTCCTTCGACTACGTGCTCATCCACGACCCGCAGCCGGCACCGCTCGTCGAGTTCTATGAGAAGAAGCGGCCGTGGATATGGAGGTGCCACATCGACCTGAGCGACCCCAACATGGAGTTCTGGAAGTTCCTGAGGCGGTTCGTGGAAAAATACGACGCGTACATATTTCACATGGAGGAGTACGTACAGAGCGACCTTGAGGGGGACAAAGTCGTCATAATGCCGCCATCAATTGACCCCCTCAGCGAGAAGAACATGGAGCTGAGCGAGACTGAGGTACTCATGACGCTTGAGAGGTTTGACGTCGACCCGGACAGGCCAATCCTCACCCAGGTCGCCCGCTTTGACCCGTGGAAGGGCGTCTTCGACGTCATTGACGTTTACAGGAAGGTCAAGGAGAAAATCCCCGACGTCCAGCTCCTCCTGGTCGGTGTAATGGCCCACGACGACCCGGAGGGGTGGGTGTACTTCGAGAAGACCCTGAGGAAAATCGGTGAGGACTACGACGTCAAGGTGCTCACTAACTTCAACGGAGTCCACGCGAGGGAGGTAAACGCCTTCCAGAGGGCAAGCGACGTAGTCCTTCAGATGTCCATCAGGGAAGGCTTCGGCCTGACAGTTACCGAGGCGATGTGGAAGGAGAAGCCGGTAATCGGGAGGGCTGTTGGGGGGATAAAGCTCCAGATCATCGACGGGGAGACGGGGTTCCTCATTAGGGACGTCAACGAGGCCGCGGAGAAAGCCATATACCTCATCAAGCACCCCGAGGTCGCAAGGGAGATGGGCAGGAAGGCCAAAGAGAGGGTCAAGGGGAATTTCATCATCACCAAGCACCTTGAAAGGTACCTTGACCTTCTGGCCAAACTTTCTTAA
- the trmB gene encoding HTH-type sugar-sensing transcriptional regulator TrmB produces the protein MEIPSNLMQALSEIGFTKYEILTYWTLLVYGPSTAKEISTKSGVPYNRVYDTVSSLKARGFVTEIEGSPKVYAAYSPRIAFLRFKKELETIVEQLEKALRDVKRDDHRPAIWRSRSLDEALEMFREAIDSAENEVIVVVPSEFWGQLEEDLLRTFERGVTLSVYTDKAPDPSKFRGRGNLFVREFQRLNHIIGMADGKEVVAVQNAAFKSKNLPAFRSTYPEIIFSHYSLIIEIFKESALRLEVINNPDDLRFFAMFHAVDFASRHLKDRRLMATIRAKHVETGKEETISGLVVGYTLSLREAINNLHVETEGGIVKVGGMFAVLEDYESTDIRLTVSEPL, from the coding sequence ATGGAAATCCCCTCAAACCTCATGCAGGCGCTGAGCGAGATTGGCTTTACAAAATATGAAATCCTGACATACTGGACGCTCCTCGTCTATGGCCCCAGCACTGCAAAGGAGATATCAACAAAAAGCGGGGTGCCATATAACAGGGTCTACGACACGGTTTCGTCCCTGAAGGCGAGGGGGTTTGTCACAGAGATAGAGGGCAGCCCCAAAGTCTATGCTGCCTACTCACCGAGGATAGCGTTCCTCAGGTTTAAGAAGGAGCTTGAGACGATAGTTGAGCAACTGGAAAAAGCTCTGCGCGACGTAAAGCGGGACGACCACCGGCCAGCAATCTGGAGGAGCAGAAGCCTTGATGAGGCCCTTGAAATGTTCAGGGAGGCGATAGATTCCGCCGAGAACGAGGTAATCGTTGTTGTCCCCAGCGAGTTCTGGGGGCAGCTGGAGGAAGACCTGCTCCGGACGTTCGAGCGGGGAGTAACACTTTCTGTGTACACCGACAAGGCTCCGGATCCCTCCAAGTTCAGGGGCAGGGGCAACCTGTTTGTGAGGGAGTTTCAAAGGCTCAACCACATTATAGGGATGGCCGACGGCAAGGAGGTTGTTGCCGTCCAGAACGCTGCATTCAAATCAAAGAACCTTCCCGCCTTTAGGTCAACCTACCCTGAGATAATATTCTCTCACTACAGCCTCATAATAGAGATTTTCAAGGAGTCGGCGCTGAGGCTGGAGGTGATTAACAACCCCGACGACCTCCGGTTTTTTGCCATGTTCCACGCGGTTGATTTTGCCTCCAGACACCTCAAGGACAGGCGCCTCATGGCCACAATCAGGGCCAAGCACGTTGAGACCGGGAAGGAGGAGACCATAAGCGGGCTCGTGGTGGGGTACACCCTCTCGCTCAGGGAGGCGATTAACAACCTTCACGTAGAGACTGAGGGGGGAATTGTGAAAGTTGGGGGCATGTTTGCTGTCCTGGAGGACTACGAGAGCACGGATATCAGACTTACGGTAAGCGAGCCGTTGTGA
- a CDS encoding radical SAM protein — translation MVRETPYFSYAVRELPKGCQLCVRGEKLVLFTTGACPRNCFYCPLSPWRRGDVVYANERPVKKIDDVIEETMIQEARGVGVTGGDPLARLDRTVEYIRVLKETFGEDFHVHLYTTGALATKKNLEKLYDAGLDEIRFHPDLFNPNSKLFKVEIENIKNAFDFDWDIGGEIPSIPGQFEKMKWYAEFLDSLGAKFLNVNELEFSEVTLKTMLDMGYQPVSDESSAIKGSLELGLKLLEWGEENTSLSYHLCTAKLKDAVQLRNRLRRMAKNVAKPYMEVTEDGTLRFGIAEYDDLDELYRFLVEEAEVPEEWLYINREKGRIEMPEEVAVELAEAIEGDVKFFIVEEYPTWDRLEVERIPLP, via the coding sequence ATGGTCAGGGAGACGCCTTACTTTTCATACGCTGTGAGAGAGCTCCCCAAAGGCTGTCAGCTCTGCGTTAGAGGTGAGAAGCTCGTCCTCTTCACAACTGGAGCCTGCCCGAGGAACTGCTTTTACTGCCCGCTGAGCCCCTGGAGGCGTGGCGATGTCGTGTATGCCAACGAGAGGCCAGTCAAGAAAATTGACGACGTCATTGAGGAGACCATGATTCAAGAGGCCAGGGGAGTGGGCGTTACTGGCGGAGACCCGCTTGCTAGGCTCGACAGGACGGTTGAGTACATCCGGGTCCTCAAGGAGACTTTTGGAGAGGACTTCCACGTCCACCTCTACACCACCGGCGCCCTCGCCACGAAGAAGAACCTTGAGAAGCTCTACGATGCCGGCCTCGACGAGATACGCTTTCACCCTGACCTCTTCAATCCCAACTCGAAGCTCTTCAAGGTCGAGATTGAGAACATAAAAAATGCCTTCGACTTCGACTGGGACATCGGCGGCGAGATTCCCTCGATTCCGGGGCAGTTCGAGAAGATGAAGTGGTACGCGGAGTTCCTTGACAGTCTCGGCGCGAAGTTCCTCAACGTGAACGAGCTTGAGTTCAGCGAGGTCACCCTTAAGACGATGCTCGACATGGGCTACCAGCCGGTAAGCGACGAGAGTTCCGCCATAAAGGGCTCCCTTGAGCTCGGCCTCAAGCTCCTCGAATGGGGCGAGGAGAACACCTCGCTGAGCTACCACCTCTGCACCGCCAAGCTCAAGGACGCCGTCCAGCTCAGGAACAGGCTCAGGAGAATGGCGAAGAACGTGGCTAAACCTTACATGGAGGTAACGGAGGACGGGACGCTCCGCTTTGGCATCGCTGAATACGACGACCTCGACGAGCTCTACCGGTTCCTCGTGGAAGAAGCGGAGGTTCCTGAGGAGTGGCTCTACATCAACCGCGAGAAGGGCAGGATTGAGATGCCGGAAGAAGTGGCAGTCGAGCTGGCGGAGGCAATCGAGGGCGACGTGAAGTTCTTCATCGTTGAGGAGTACCCCACGTGGGACAGGCTTGAGGTCGAGAGGATTCCTCTGCCGTAA
- a CDS encoding ribonuclease P protein component 2 translates to MREKPKYLPPTLREKHRYIAFQVIGERPFKKDEIKRAIWDASLSTLGTLGSARAKPWFIKFDEKSQTGIVRVDRKHVEELRFALTLVTEINGSKAIFRTLGVSGTIKRLKKKFLAEFGWR, encoded by the coding sequence ATGAGGGAGAAGCCGAAGTACCTGCCGCCGACGCTCCGCGAGAAGCACCGCTACATAGCCTTCCAGGTCATCGGGGAGAGGCCGTTTAAGAAGGACGAGATAAAGAGGGCAATCTGGGACGCGAGCCTCTCAACGCTGGGAACCCTCGGATCGGCGAGGGCAAAGCCCTGGTTCATCAAGTTCGACGAGAAGAGCCAGACCGGGATAGTCAGGGTGGACAGGAAGCACGTTGAGGAGCTCCGCTTTGCCCTGACCCTCGTGACCGAGATAAACGGCTCAAAGGCCATCTTCAGAACCCTCGGTGTTTCCGGAACAATAAAAAGGCTGAAAAAGAAATTTTTGGCCGAGTTCGGCTGGCGTTAG
- the malG gene encoding trehalose/maltose ABC transporter permease MalG, translating to MNEKFLKKALLIIGAALMVLVCLFPFVWMIIISFTKDATFLGSPYVRFEFTLDNYRTVLSDPTLHFLDYFRNSIVIATIVTITTVMTSALGAYAVSRINFRGRLVVPIFVLGVSMFPQISLVGYLFKFIEKLGWINTYKALFFPYVAWTLPLALWMLLSYFSQLPKDLDEAAMIDGASRIQTLYKVILPLSAPALFSTALLVFIAAFNEFMFALLFTTDYRARTVPVGIALFQGVHGEVPWGNIMAASAISTIPLVILALIFQRYIVSGLTAGAIKGE from the coding sequence ATGAACGAGAAGTTCCTCAAAAAGGCCCTGCTAATCATCGGGGCGGCCCTGATGGTGCTGGTGTGCCTCTTTCCATTCGTCTGGATGATAATAATCTCGTTCACAAAAGACGCGACCTTCCTGGGGTCCCCCTACGTCCGCTTCGAGTTCACGCTGGATAACTACAGGACAGTCCTCAGCGACCCGACGCTCCACTTCCTGGACTACTTCAGGAACAGCATTGTCATAGCCACCATTGTGACAATCACGACCGTCATGACCTCCGCCTTAGGAGCGTACGCGGTCTCAAGGATAAACTTCAGGGGCAGGCTCGTGGTGCCCATCTTTGTCCTTGGAGTCTCGATGTTCCCGCAGATAAGCCTGGTGGGTTACCTGTTCAAGTTCATTGAAAAGCTGGGGTGGATAAACACCTACAAGGCCCTGTTTTTCCCCTACGTGGCGTGGACACTGCCCCTGGCCCTCTGGATGCTCCTCAGTTACTTCTCCCAGCTCCCCAAGGACCTCGATGAGGCCGCCATGATAGACGGCGCATCGAGAATTCAGACGCTTTACAAGGTCATACTGCCGCTGTCTGCACCGGCCCTGTTTTCAACGGCCCTCCTGGTCTTCATAGCGGCCTTCAACGAGTTCATGTTTGCCCTGCTCTTCACGACGGACTACAGAGCCAGGACGGTGCCCGTGGGCATAGCCCTGTTCCAGGGAGTTCACGGAGAGGTGCCCTGGGGCAACATAATGGCCGCCTCTGCAATCTCGACAATTCCGCTGGTCATACTGGCGCTCATCTTCCAGAGGTATATCGTCAGCGGGCTTACCGCTGGTGCCATAAAGGGAGAGTGA
- a CDS encoding ABC transporter substrate-binding protein, protein MGKRPLWGIVLLGLVISAVIASGCIGGTSESTTGTESTKLEGKIVFAVGGAPNEIEYWKNVIAEFEKEHPGVTVELKRQATDTDQRRLDLVNALRSKSSDPDVFLMDVAWLGQFIASGWLEPLDSYVERDNYDLSVFFQSVINLADRQNGKLWALPVYVDAGLLYYRTDLLQKYGYDKPPETWDELVEMAQKIQEGERQGNPNFWGFVWQGKQYEGLVCDFVEYVYSNGGELGHFENGKWVPTLNKPENVEALQFMVDLIHEYKVSPPSTYTEMTEEPVRLTFQQGNAAFERNWPYAWGLHNANDSPVKGKVGIAPLPHFPGHKSAATLGGWHIGINKYSDNKELAWAFVKFVESYEQQKNFAINLGWNPGRTDVYDDQDVLKAAPHLKNLRSVFENAVPRPIVPYYPQLSQIIQKYVNAALAGSMSPQEALDKAQQEAEELVKQYG, encoded by the coding sequence ATGGGGAAAAGGCCCCTCTGGGGGATAGTTCTGTTGGGTCTTGTGATATCTGCCGTGATAGCCAGCGGCTGCATTGGTGGAACCTCAGAGTCCACTACCGGCACTGAGAGCACCAAGCTTGAAGGGAAGATTGTTTTTGCAGTTGGCGGTGCTCCAAACGAAATTGAGTACTGGAAGAATGTCATTGCTGAGTTTGAGAAGGAGCATCCGGGAGTCACGGTTGAGCTTAAGAGACAGGCAACTGACACCGACCAGAGAAGACTCGACCTCGTGAACGCGCTGAGGTCCAAGTCGAGTGATCCTGATGTCTTTCTGATGGACGTCGCCTGGCTCGGCCAGTTCATTGCGTCCGGATGGCTTGAGCCTCTCGATTCTTATGTTGAGAGGGACAACTACGACCTAAGTGTTTTCTTCCAGAGCGTCATCAACCTTGCCGACAGGCAGAACGGAAAGCTCTGGGCACTTCCTGTTTACGTTGATGCCGGCCTGCTCTACTACAGGACAGACCTCCTCCAGAAGTACGGCTACGACAAGCCGCCCGAGACCTGGGATGAGCTTGTAGAGATGGCTCAGAAGATACAGGAGGGCGAGAGGCAGGGCAACCCCAACTTCTGGGGCTTCGTTTGGCAGGGTAAACAGTACGAAGGGCTCGTGTGTGACTTCGTCGAGTATGTATACAGCAACGGCGGCGAGCTCGGACACTTTGAGAATGGCAAGTGGGTTCCGACCCTGAACAAGCCTGAGAACGTCGAGGCCCTTCAGTTCATGGTGGACCTGATACACGAGTACAAGGTGTCACCGCCGAGCACCTACACCGAGATGACCGAGGAGCCCGTCAGGCTTACGTTCCAGCAGGGCAACGCCGCATTTGAGAGGAACTGGCCGTACGCATGGGGACTCCACAACGCCAACGACTCCCCTGTCAAGGGCAAGGTTGGGATAGCCCCGCTCCCGCACTTCCCTGGACACAAGAGCGCGGCCACCCTTGGAGGCTGGCACATCGGTATAAACAAGTATTCCGACAACAAGGAGCTCGCCTGGGCCTTCGTTAAGTTCGTTGAGAGCTACGAGCAGCAGAAGAACTTCGCCATAAACCTCGGCTGGAACCCCGGAAGGACGGATGTCTACGATGACCAGGACGTCTTGAAGGCCGCTCCCCACCTGAAGAACCTCAGGAGCGTTTTCGAGAACGCAGTTCCGAGGCCAATCGTCCCGTACTACCCACAGCTCAGCCAGATTATCCAGAAGTACGTTAATGCGGCCCTTGCAGGTAGCATGAGCCCACAGGAGGCCCTCGACAAGGCCCAACAGGAGGCCGAGGAGCTGGTCAAGCAGTACGGCTGA